TTTCTCACCCTCCCCAGGCGTGCTATCAGAAAGGCGGGGCGTCGGTGGTCGCCATCCGAAAGTACATCATCAGCAGGTACACTTCGCTGGACCTGGAGCGGAGGGGGTACCTCCTGAAGCAGGCCCTGAAGAGGGAGCTCGAGCGGGGGGTCATCCGGCAGGTAAGGACGGGGTGGGCTCTTGGAGCTACAGacactggcctggcctggccttgaAGGCCACTGACGTTTGAAGGGCAAGAGCAGCTCCTGCTTGGCTTCTGGGATgagccaccccaccccagggagaCCCAGCCAAGTCTGCGCAAAGCCAGTTtccgccccaccccccacccccactttctaCTCCATCAACTTGCATTTGGAGGAGGTTTTGCTTCCAGCCTGAccgccctccccccctttttcccccctgcgACAGGTGAAAGGGAAAGGAGCGTCTGGAAGCTTTGTGGTGGCCCCCAACTCAGGGAAAGCGGGCTCCAAGGCCAGAGACCGGAAGGTAAGTCCGGCGGGGTTAGCCGTGCGCCAGAGCCAGCAGGGGAATTCTGCTTCCCTCGGGGAGGGTGGCGGGGGAGGTAGGCCTTCTTCCGAGGAACTTCCATAGACGTTCCACAGGTGCAGCCCCTCACCTGGatggtggaggagggaggggcacAGTGGCCACTGCAGCCTCTGACCTGATGGAAGACGGATGGAAGACCGATTGAAATGGCTTGCCAGCTTCCCGGGGTGGAGCTTCATGCCTTCCGGCTCGTTTTCCTTTTCAGCGGAGCTTGTCAGCCTCCAGCGCAGAGCAGCACGTGAAGCTGGAGGACGTTCTCCCGCTGGCCTTTACCCGCCTCTGCGAGCCCAAGGAGGCCTCCTACAGCCTGATCAAAAAATACGTCGCCCAATATTACCCCAAGCTGAAGGTGGACATCCGGTAAGCCGCCTGGAAACGGGCATGACCACCGTGGCCAAGGGGGAGCAACTCTGAgctcccgggggggtgggggatgggtggGAATCTGCCCTGCCCTTTTTGCAggaccagccagccagccaacctcTCTTTGGCTTCCCCTTTAGGCCCCAGCTGCTGAAGAATGCCCTGCAGCGGGCAGTGGAGAAGGGTCAGCTGGAGCAGATCACGGGCAAGGGTGCTTCTGGCACCTTCCAGGTGGGTAAGGGAGGCTTCCCCGGGAATTGGGGCCTAGCacggatggtgggggggggggcaggctctttctctctgtctctctctttcccctcccacctCCTCTCACCCGAGTCGCCCATTCCTCCTCCTTGTGTGCGCCAGCTGAAAAAGTCGGGGGAGAAGCCGTTGCTGGGCGGGAGCCTGATGGAGGACGCCATCCTCTCCGCCATCGCCGCCATGAACGAGCCCAAGACCTGCTCCACCACCGCTCTCAAGAAATACGTCCTGGAGAAGCACCCTGGCACAAACTCCAGCCTCCAGGGTAGGACCAGTGGCAGCGCCACCGGGGAAAGGCGCTCGGCCACTCTGCTGCTCCCCAGGTGGCTGGTGcattctcccacccccacccccacccccgggggAACCATCTCCAGTTCAGGCCTGTCCAAAACGGCATCCCGTCGTCCTCCGGCCTTTTAAAATCCTGCTGGATGGGATCCTTGGGCTTCTGGGTGCCCACCAGCTTGCCTGGCTCTGCCTTGGATTTGGAGACTTGGCACGGGGCCCTCTGGAGTGGGCTTTCTGACGCACGCCCCCCATCCCCCCCATACCGTTTTTTGTGCCCCCTGCAGTCCACCTCCTGAAGAGGACTCTGCAGAAGTGCGAGAAGTACGGCTGGATGGAACAGATCTCCGGGAAGGGCTTCAGTGGCACCTTCCAGCTGTGTTTCCCCTACTATCCAAGGTGAGTCTGGGGCCGCTGGGGCCCGGCACTGccagatccctccctccctccctccctccctccctgcctggcgGGGGGGTGACCTCCGGCCTGCTTATTCCTTCCTTGTTTAACTGCTAGCCAGGATGGGCTCTTCCTCAGGGTGacctctcttctttcctcccaCCTCCTCTCACCCGAGTCGCCCATTCCTCCTCCTTGTGTGCGCCAGCTGAAAAAGTCGGGGGAGAAGCCGTTGCTGGGCGGGAGCCTGATGGAGGACGCCATCCTCTCCGCCATCGCCGCCATGAACGAGCCCAAGACCTGCTCCACCACCGCTCTCAAGAAATACGTCCTGGAGAAGCACCCTGGCACAAACTCCAGCCTCCAGGGTAGGACCAGTGGCAGCGCCACCGGGGAAAGGCGCTCGGCCACTCTGCTGCTCCCCAGGTGGCTGGTGcattctcccaccccccaccccccacccccgggggAACCATCTCCAGTTCAGGCCTGTCCAAAACGGCATCCCGTCGTCCTCCGGCCTTTTAAAATCCTGCTGGATGGGATCCTTGGGCTTCTGGGTGCCCACCAGCTTGCCTGGCTCTGCCTTGGATTTGGAGACTTGGCACGGGGCCCTCTGGAGTGGGCTTTCTGACGCACGCCCCCCATCCCCCCCATACCGTTTTTTGTGCCCCCTGCAGTCCACCTCCTGAAGAGGACTCTGCAGAAGTGCGAGAAGTACGGCTGGATGGAACAGATCTCCGGGAAGGGCTTCAGTGGCACCTTCCAGCTGTGTTTCCCCTACTATCCAAGGTGAGTCTGGGGCCGCTGGGGCCCGGCACTGccagatccctccctccctccctccctccctccctgcctggcgGGGGGGTGACCTCCGGCCTGCTTATTCCTTCCTTGTTTAACTGCTAGCCAGGATGGGCTCTTCCTCAGGGTGACCTCTCTTCTTTCCGTAGCCCCGGCATTCTGTTCCCCGAGAAACAGAAGGAggacaaggaggaagaggaggaggaagaggaagagacagatgatgacgatgacgaggaggaagaggaggaggaagaggaagaagacgagCCGCCTCCAAAGAagaggtaggtgccccacagatcgggggggggggtggccgGCCGTGGGCAGCCTGGGCATTACAGGAGGGGGTGGTGAGAGCCAGGTCAGGCTGACCGACCGGCAGAGGGGATGCCCCGTCCTTTGGTGGGGCTCCGATGCTTCTGTGTTTCCGCACCGGCGACATTCGGCGGGCTGAGATCTTGTGCTCCCCTGGGCAGGATGCCAAAGCGGCCCCCACCCAAAGCCCGGAACAGAGCCCCTCCCGTGGTGAAGCGACGGGAGGCCAAGCCCGCCGCCCGGAAGGCTCCTCTGGCGCACCGTGGAAAAGCGAagcctccgccgccgcctcctcctcctcctcctcctcctccaccccccaaGGCTAAGAAAGGCAAAGCCGTGCCTCCCCGGCCGGCTGTCAAGAGCCTCTCCAGCACCAGCCCGGCTGCCAAGAAGAAGCCGGCCGCGGCGGCTGCGGCAAGCGCCAAGCGGGACCGGAAGCCTTCCGGGAAGAAAAGCAAGACTACCATGCGGAAGTCGCTGAGAGCAAAGAAGTagccggtgggtgggtggatggatgatgggCAGGGGCACCCCTTCTTTTATAagtacagcccccccccccgttctgtTTGTAATTTAGTTCTGAGGCTTCACTATCTCTGTTTCCCCTTCTCCCCTCTCAGCAGTGGAGAACCACAGCACCCCaccttctccccacccaccccagccagcCTCTGGGTCTAGCATTGCAGGTAGATCCAGATTCTTCCTGCTGTGCCTTCCGCCCCATCTGCCtctcccccaccacacacacacccccgctcttcccaccccctcccctccactcccctctctctcctccccacgAAGTCtggcttcctttctctcctccaatCCATCCTCtacacccccccccacacccgACCCCCAACACAGGACTGTTCTTTTTCTAaacaagtttaaaaaataaaaatatataatctgTACAGGGTGCATCTGGGctttcggggagggggggggcttttgAAACCGGTTGgaaagatttttatatttttagaagtgGAAAcagacccacccaccccttttccCATCCTCTCTCTTGCCAGGCCCTCCTTTATCTCGGCCCCCTTTCCCGCCCCACCAGTCCTCCCAAGACCCCCACCAGCCAGCAGCCCTTCtccttgggagggggggggagccgCCCAAGgctgcctcctcctccctctcccccagtcAGAGTGTTCTGTTCAGCTTAGTTGCCCCTCCTCTCCGCCAGTGACGGCCTCCCTTCTCCCCCGCCAGTGGGCGCAAAACATTTCTTTCGGAGGGGCCTTTGAGCTGTTTTCCTTAAAAAGGGGGACGTTTCACCCCATCCTttgcccccctccctctccctcccctcccccgtttTTCGTCCCGGAGGACGATCCGATCGCTGATGTAGAGCCGCAGAGCGAAGGTCGCTTTTCTCTTTGCAGAAATAAAAGCTTAATGAACTCCGGAgaaccgcttttttttttttttgcctgcgcGCCGTCTTTTGGGGCTGGGGGCGAAAGGgccgtggggggggggacagagggAGGCGAAAAGGGCGGGGCCTCGACTGGCTTGTCTTCCGGCTGATTGGCCGGCCAGGTGCGGGGGCGGAGCAGGTGACCGGCCACGAGCGATCGCGAAGCAAGTGGGTCTCCCCTTTTTCCTGGCCGGTGGCCGGGCAGAGCCGCGTCATGAAGAGGCAGCCGACGGGGCGGGGGACGGAACCGAGAGCCGGCCGGGTCCTGACCAAGGCGGCCGAGGTGAGGCGGATGCGCGGCCGgcggggctgctgctgctgctgccgggcAGGGCGAGGGGCGCCCGGCAGCCGGGCTGTGCTGATTGATGCGCGCTTCCTCTGCCGCAGTACGTGGGTTCTTTCGCCGTGGAAGATGCCGATCTGCCCCGGGCGGGCCAAGCCGTCCATCAGCGGCTGCAGCTCCTGAAGGTGCGCGGTGGGTTCTTTGAGTGGGAGGGGGGATCAGGGTAGCAGCCGGCTCGGTGCGGGATCGAACTGGCGGCTCCCCGCTCCGTCCCTCTtgcccttctttctccctccctccccacgcaGGACTGTCCGCGGCGGCGCTCCGTCCTCCTGCGCTTCTGCCTGCAGGGCCTGAAGATGCTCGGATGCGACGGCGAGGTAGGGCGGGTGAGCCTCCAACCTGGCGGACGGGCAGAGGCCGGGAGGCTGAGCCGGGGCCCCCCCTCCACTCCGCGATGCTCTCTCTCGCCCGCAGGCTCCGCTCATGGCCCACGCCCTCAAGCGCCTCGCCTACAGCACCTGCCGGCCGGCCGATCGCCAGTTCGCCTTCCTGGCCCGCAACCCGCGGGGTGCTCGCGGCAGCCTCTTCTGCCACCTCTTCGTGGGCGGCCATCCTGCCGAGGTTCGTGGGCGACGCTCTGCCTTGCTGCGGGGGTCACCGAACCTGCCCTTTCCTCGGCGCTGGGTTTAGGTCCAGCTCTTGCTCAGGCAAGGCTGTGTTGTTGGCAAGACCCCGTGGAAGGATTCGGCCAGGCTCTTCCAAGTCACCTGGCAGTGGCTGGCAGGGCAAGAAAAGCCCTGGCCGCTGCTGTGGGCAATCAGAGGAAGGCCAAGCATCAGTCAAGCACTcagcctcctcctccacctcttccatTCCCCCCAATGCCAGGTCCAGGCGCTGCACTACCTCCTCTGCCGCTTCTTCCAGTTGGGCTACCTTCTCCTTCACCCCGAAGAACAAGACTGCTCCTTTTCTGGTGGCTTTGCCCAGCGAGACTCCGGGAAGCTCCTGGGCGCCTCTCTGGACAGCCAGGTGGTCTGGGAGTCCCTCAATCCTGAGGAGGTCTCCCAGAACGTCAACGCCCTGGTGTCCTTCCGGAGGCTGCCCTGCCCCACAGAATTCGGGACCTCGGTTAGCGTGGTGAGTGGCCTCAGCTTTCCCAAGCTCACCTTTTCCGCAGCAGCGGTGGCTCTCTTGGGGACCCCCTGAGACGTGTCCCAACCTTCAGGTGCCTCCGAGGGTCTTAACTTCCAGGTCAAGCAAGGCAGCCCTGGTTCTTCCAGTTGAGAGTTCAAGTTCGGTTCACAGCCCAAGGGACCGTTTTTAAGTGTCCCGCAGCTAGTTTACGCCTACCCAATGCAAAATGGCCTCCAGTTTTGGACCGGGCTCCTggattctctcctcctcccccagctcagcagTTGCCCTGCTTGTGCCCCTAGAGAGAGAGACTGGACTTGGAGGAAAgcagtagtagcagcagcagcatggGGAGTGCCCGTCCTGGAAACCCGTATTGTTCCCCAATTCTGGTGCGCAAGAAGGCCATCCGCAGCAAGATCCTTCGTTCCGGGGCCTACCGAGGTTGTACCTTTGAGGCGGCCTCTCAGCAGGGCGCCTGGGAAGGATGTGAGTATTTGAAGAGcctgggggaggaaagagaaggaagccaAGGAAGGAAAGGGGCGCAGAGGCGGCTTCGTTGATAACCTTGGAAGCTCTGCATTGCAGATAAAAGTCTCGCCAAGGGGAAAGGGTCGGGTTGGTTTTCTCCCCGGTGACGAGGAAAAAGCTTTTACGCATTTCATCACAGGTtgaagtaacatggctgttatttAGCAGAACAGCAACCGAGCGTGGGTGGCTGGATCGGTGCCAGGATCCAGCAGCACAAGACCCACCCCCATTGCCACATTTTCATGTTAGGCGACAACCTTGGCGAAACGTTGAAAGCCTTCCAAATGTCCTGGCTCTTTTGTGTATTTTGGTTCTAGTTTCCTCCAGCTGCGATGGCAAAGGGAGCCTGCTTCACCTGCCAGAAAACGAGAACGATCTGAGAGAGAGCGTGTGGTCCTTTGCGGGCATCAACAGGTGAGGAGAGGggggctcccccccaccccccggatgGCACTGGGACCCTCATAGGCGGTTCTGCCCACTTGCTGGTGCAAGGCGGCTATGGATGGTTGCTGGATTTTGTGTGGAGGCATCAGAGGCCTTTAGtgccgcgcccccccccccgggggagGCTGCAGAGACCCACCCCCTTTCTGCTCGGCCCCCTACTTCTTGCATTTTGCTCTCCTTCCAGAGATGCCGGCCTGGCCCTGCTAAGGAATGACATGCTGGGGGCTTTTCTTCTGTGGGCTGAGTCAGGATCTACCCATCAGTGGTGCCTGGCAGTGAGGACCCGCTGCGGCGTCATTCCATATCAAATTTACcgcagccagctgggaaagtacTCGGTTGAGGTGAGAGAATTGGGGAAGGTGGCAATGTTATCAAAATAATTGCTTGCTGTAAGAATGTTTGCTAGCTTACTTTGTCTGC
Above is a genomic segment from Ahaetulla prasina isolate Xishuangbanna chromosome 18, ASM2864084v1, whole genome shotgun sequence containing:
- the HP1BP3 gene encoding heterochromatin protein 1-binding protein 3 isoform X2 — its product is MPIRRAVNASSRETPPKSKSAEAEETKPEPDVSSEESASTVEEQENQAPPAAPTETEQPKEAEEEEKADVKPAKEAKKEEKDAEKEKEKEKKVKKTIPAWATLSASQLARAQKQTQMAASSRPKMDAILIEAIKACYQKGGASVVAIRKYIISRYTSLDLERRGYLLKQALKRELERGVIRQVKGKGASGSFVVAPNSGKAGSKARDRKRSLSASSAEQHVKLEDVLPLAFTRLCEPKEASYSLIKKYVAQYYPKLKVDIRPQLLKNALQRAVEKGQLEQITGKGASGTFQLKKSGEKPLLGGSLMEDAILSAIAAMNEPKTCSTTALKKYVLEKHPGTNSSLQVHLLKRTLQKCEKYGWMEQISGKGFSGTFQLCFPYYPR
- the SH2D5 gene encoding SH2 domain-containing protein 5 isoform X2; the protein is MKRQPTGRGTEPRAGRVLTKAAEYVGSFAVEDADLPRAGQAVHQRLQLLKDCPRRRSVLLRFCLQGLKMLGCDGEAPLMAHALKRLAYSTCRPADRQFAFLARNPRGARGSLFCHLFVGGHPAEVQALHYLLCRFFQLGYLLLHPEEQDCSFSGGFAQRDSGKLLGASLDSQVVWESLNPEEVSQNVNALVSFRRLPCPTEFGTSVSVRERLDLEESSSSSSSMGSARPGNPYCSPILVRKKAIRSKILRSGAYRGCTFEAASQQGAWEGFSSSCDGKGSLLHLPENENDLRESVWSFAGINRDAGLALLRNDMLGAFLLWAESGSTHQWCLAVRTRCGVIPYQIYRSQLGKYSVEHLNIEFPSMEALLDNYSGVRAGLFCSLDAGRINHCYEEQDEPGEDLWGEERTRRKSSWLFGASRSLAVQHEVEGCSAGSFS
- the SH2D5 gene encoding SH2 domain-containing protein 5 isoform X1 encodes the protein MKRQPTGRGTEPRAGRVLTKAAEYVGSFAVEDADLPRAGQAVHQRLQLLKDCPRRRSVLLRFCLQGLKMLGCDGEVGRAPLMAHALKRLAYSTCRPADRQFAFLARNPRGARGSLFCHLFVGGHPAEVQALHYLLCRFFQLGYLLLHPEEQDCSFSGGFAQRDSGKLLGASLDSQVVWESLNPEEVSQNVNALVSFRRLPCPTEFGTSVSVRERLDLEESSSSSSSMGSARPGNPYCSPILVRKKAIRSKILRSGAYRGCTFEAASQQGAWEGFSSSCDGKGSLLHLPENENDLRESVWSFAGINRDAGLALLRNDMLGAFLLWAESGSTHQWCLAVRTRCGVIPYQIYRSQLGKYSVEHLNIEFPSMEALLDNYSGVRAGLFCSLDAGRINHCYEEQDEPGEDLWGEERTRRKSSWLFGASRSLAVQHEVEGCSAGSFS
- the HP1BP3 gene encoding heterochromatin protein 1-binding protein 3 isoform X3 is translated as MATELSEADPAHRKAVPLLTGAPLDKLSETVEDGAMPIRRAVNASSRETPPKSKSAEAEETKPEPDVSSEESASTVEEQENQAPPAAPTETEQPKEAEEEEKADVKPAKEAKKEEKDAEKEKEKEKKVKKTIPAWATLSASQLARAQKQTQMAASSRPKMDAILIEAIKACYQKGGASVVAIRKYIISRYTSLDLERRGYLLKQALKRELERGVIRQVKGKGASGSFVVAPNSGKAGSKARDRKRSLSASSAEQHVKLEDVLPLAFTRLCEPKEASYSLIKKYVAQYYPKLKVDIRPQLLKNALQRAVEKGQLEQITGKGASGTFQLKKSGEKPLLGGSLMEDAILSAIAAMNEPKTCSTTALKKYVLEKHPGTNSSLQVHLLKRTLQKCEKYGWMEQISGKGFSGTFQLCFPYYPSPGILFPEKQKEDKEEEEEEEEETDDDDDEEEEEEEEEEDEPPPKKRMPKRPPPKARNRAPPVVKRREAKPAARKAPLAHRGKAKPPPPPPPPPPPPPPPKAKKGKAVPPRPAVKSLSSTSPAAKKKPAAAAAASAKRDRKPSGKKSKTTMRKSLRAKK
- the HP1BP3 gene encoding heterochromatin protein 1-binding protein 3 isoform X1; this encodes MATELSEADPAHRKAVPLLTGAPLDKLSETVEDGAMPIRRAVNASSRETPPKSKSAEAEETKPEPDVSSEESASTVEEQENQAPPAAPTETEQPKEAEEEEKADVKPAKEAKKEEKDAEKEKEKEKKVKKTIPAWATLSASQLARAQKQTQMAASSRPKMDAILIEAIKACYQKGGASVVAIRKYIISRYTSLDLERRGYLLKQALKRELERGVIRQVKGKGASGSFVVAPNSGKAGSKARDRKRSLSASSAEQHVKLEDVLPLAFTRLCEPKEASYSLIKKYVAQYYPKLKVDIRPQLLKNALQRAVEKGQLEQITGKGASGTFQLKKSGEKPLLGGSLMEDAILSAIAAMNEPKTCSTTALKKYVLEKHPGTNSSLQVHLLKRTLQKCEKYGWMEQISGKGFSGTFQLCFPYYPR